A DNA window from Actinomadura coerulea contains the following coding sequences:
- a CDS encoding GNAT family N-acetyltransferase — translation MTALAGPPPALDGRRAGVRLRAVQIADAEALASLYRENRAYLRPWEPERGEAYFTVDGQRGNLRELVDAYAAEEMWPGVILVDGQIAGRITLNNILRGPLQSCFVGYWVARAHAGRGVATEAVRQALDVAFGALRLHRVEAFTRVDNLASQRVLERNGFTPVGTARRHIHLDGRWHDERLFERLAPWDDGFALAPPT, via the coding sequence ATGACGGCCCTGGCCGGCCCCCCGCCCGCGCTCGACGGCCGTCGGGCGGGGGTGCGCCTGCGCGCCGTCCAGATCGCGGACGCGGAGGCGCTCGCGTCGCTGTACCGGGAGAACCGCGCCTACCTGCGCCCCTGGGAACCGGAGCGGGGCGAGGCGTACTTCACCGTCGACGGCCAGCGCGGCAACCTGCGCGAGCTGGTCGACGCGTACGCCGCTGAGGAGATGTGGCCGGGCGTCATCCTCGTCGACGGCCAAATCGCGGGGCGCATCACGCTCAACAACATCTTGCGCGGCCCCCTCCAGAGCTGCTTCGTCGGCTACTGGGTGGCGCGCGCGCACGCCGGCAGGGGCGTTGCCACCGAGGCGGTCCGGCAGGCACTGGACGTGGCGTTCGGTGCGCTCCGCCTGCACCGCGTCGAAGCCTTCACGAGAGTCGACAACCTCGCTTCCCAGCGCGTGCTCGAACGGAACGGCTTCACCCCCGTGGGGACGGCCCGCCGCCACATCCACCTGGACGGGCGCTGGCACGACGAGCGGCTGTTCGAACGCCTGGCCCCCTGGGACGACGGCTTCGCCCTCGCCCCTCCCACCTGA